The Capsicum annuum cultivar UCD-10X-F1 chromosome 1, UCD10Xv1.1, whole genome shotgun sequence sequence AGTCTAAAGATTTAGACTCTATGACAGTAGAGCAATTGGAAAGTTCTTTACAAGTCCacgaaaaaaagatgaaaagaagattAGAGCAACTTCTTAAAACTCAAACATCCTTCAAAGATTTTGGAGGTGAAAAAAGTTGCAGAGAAAATGTACAACGACGAAGCCGTGGCTGCCGTAGAGGTCGTGGAAGAGGAAGGAGTAATACCAACAAATTCAACAATGAAGATAAAAATCACCAAACATTCAGAGGCCGTGGTCGTAGACAACTAGGAGGAAGAAGGCATGGAGCTTATCAAGGTACCAATGAAATGAGGTATgacaaatttaaaattgaatgcTACAACTGTCATAAATTTGGACATTACTCTTGGGAATGTTGTAGTAATTTTGAAGAAAAGGCTAACCTTGTTGACaataacaaagaagaagatgagtcaacattgttaatggtACTTACAAAATATGATACAGATGATTACAGGTTATGGTATCTTGATAATGGAGCAAGTAATCATATATGTGGATATGAAGATAAGTTTGTGGAGATCAAGAAGACGATGAAAGGTAATGTATCTTTTGGAGATACCTCAAAGATTCAAATTAAAGGAATAGGTACGATTGTgatattctataaaaaaaatgacGATCACAAATTGATCTATGAGGTTTACTATGtgccaaaactaaaaaataatattttaagtttgGGTCAACTTCTTGAAAAAGGATATGATATTCACATGAAAAATATGCATCTTTGACTTAGAGATTCAAGTTATAATTTAATCGTCAAACTGCATATGGCAAAAAATAGATTATTTCCTTTGAATCTTAAGACCATTAATGCAAAGTGTTTGAAGGCTAATGTGCAAGATGAGTCGCGGTATTGGCACATGCGATTTGAACATTTAAACTTTGAAGCTCTCAAATCAATGGGAGACAAGAACTTAGTTGATGGAATTTCATCAATCAATCATCCCAATCAGTTGTGTGAAGCTTGTCTTCTTGGAAAACATGCAAGGAGGATTTTTCCGAAGGAAACCACGTCAAGAGCAACTAATCCACTTCAGCTTATTCACAGTGATATGTGTGGTCCAATCGATCCACCTTCTTTTTGTAAAAGTAAATACTTCTTactctttattgatgatttcagtAGAAAGACTTAGGTATATTTCTTGAAGTAAAAATCAGAAACTTTTGTTACCTTTAAAATTTCAAAGCACTTGTAGAAAAAGAGAACGGCTATGAAATAAAAGCCTTAAAGTTCGATAGAGGGGGCGAATTCACTTTAAAAGAATTTAATGACTTTTGTCAGTCTCATGAAATTCGTCGCCCTCTAACAGAACCTTACTCGCCCCAACAAAATGGAgttgtagaaagaaaaatagaataattcTTACTATGGCAAGATGTATGTTGAAAGCTAAAAATATGCCAAAAGAATTTTGGGCCGAGGCTGTTTCATGTGCAGTTTATTTAAGCAACAGGTCTCCAATAAGAAATGTGAAAGATCAAACACCTCAATAAGCATGGGGCGGAAGAAAGCCAAATGTCAAGCACTTGAGAATTTTGGCGAGCATAGCCTATGCTCATGTTCCACATCAAGGGACAGCTAAACTTGATGATCGAAGCGTCAGGTATGTGTTTATTGGCTATGACACTAGTTCAAAAGGCTAAAAGTTATACAATCCAAGAAATAACAAAGTGATGGTCAATCGTGATGTTGAATTTGATGAAGAAGCGTCATGGAATTGGGATGGCCAGGAGGCTCCGAAAGAAAGAACATAtgattttctttcatattttggagATGAAGAAGAGCAGGATACCATGGCACCTGCACATGATGCAACCCTACCAGCAAATATTGTTTCTCCTTCTTCTCAAGATCAGAGTTCAAGTGAAAGGCCACAGAGGATAAGGAGCATCCAAGAACTCTATGATGACACAGAAGAAGTTACTAATTTTGATCTTTTGTATTGTTTCTATGCTGACAGTGAACTAATGAATTTTGATGAAGCTGAATATGTGGCAGCAACGTCATGTACATTCCATGCCATTTAGTTAGGAAGATTATTGAAGGAGCTTAACTTACCGCAGACTGCAACCACGATGATTTGTGTTGATAACAAGTCAGCACAGGCTCTTTCCAAGAATCCAGTATATCATGATCGAAATAAGCACATAGATACAAGGTATCACTTCATCAGAGAATGCATTGCCAAGAAAGAGGTAGATCTCAAGTACGTGAAATTCCATGATCAAGTTACAAATATTTTCACAAAGCCTCTCAAGTTTGATGACTTTCAGAGATTGAGATCAAGTCTcgaaatgaagaagaaaaatcaatattAAGGGAGAGATTTGTgggataaaaaaaatagttgaataaaatagaaaagaattggTGTTGCAACATTGTTAGTGTGGTGACATGAAGTTGAAAATTTGTGATGCAACATGATTTGAAAATTGGTGTCGTAACATGTAAACTTTGGGAAGTTCATCTATAAATAGATGACTTCCCATTCATTTTGAAATACATCAAAATTGAGAGAGcaatagagagaaagaaaagagagtaATCCACAGATAttctatatttgtgagataatAGTGTGGAAGTAATATTGCAGTGAATTGTGAGAAATAAAAGAGTGTTGTTTCGTTTATAAAGAATAGTAGTCTTTTGACACTGTTAAGTTATAATCAGTATTATTGTATTACTCCATTGGCTATTTTATTTACCTCGTTATAATATTTGGTGTCGTCGTTACTCTTTTGTTATTACTATTTTGTGTGGATATTATCCTGGgtgggattattttattttcccAACAAGCGTGACAGGAGAAAATACACGTACATTGCATAAAATATTCTTATGTATAATATCTTTAACACACCTCTAGCTTTCAAACTTTTCCCTATAGATTTGTGATcaactatttttcataaaattttcaatAGATCGagatatatttcaataataatgtGGTTCCATTTGCGATCAAGTAATTAAGGGAAGCTCTTCTTTTTAGTTGTGAATATTCTTAGTCCATCCTCTCCCTGCTTTCCTAAAGAATCAAAAGCAGATGAAGTGGGTGAGGGGAATCAAATTTTTGCACAACATATGATAAAAGACCGAATGGATCAGAAAAATTGAAGTCATGTCATTGGAGGGTCGACTTATAGAAGTTGTTACATTAATTACCTATCAAATCAATGTCTCCTCGGAAGGGAGTcttgaattaattaattgataAAGTTATTACAATGTAAATAGATGATTATGTAGCCTCttgtaaaaatataatataagacTGCTACAATAAATTCTTGCGGTCCGACTCTTTTTCAGGACTCACGCATAGTAAGAGCCTTAGTACATCTACTGTCTCTTTTTAATTCGATGTCTCTCCAGCCGCGCCTCATATTGTATACTTGAAACATGATTTATGATTATGTCGATCTCTCTGGGGGAGAATGGCAGATAAAGTGCCCCAGTAATCAATCTTGTGCATAATTCATCATGATGTTTTGTGAAAAGTAGTCTGATGACCAATGTCGAATCTTCTATCATCACTCATTAGTTTCATCATACAGTAGTCTTAGAAACgttccttcttttgttatttgacgttacatacatatacatacttaAATTTTACCTCAATCGATAAATAAGTATTCAAACTTTAAAAGTGTGCATGCACTTAGATACTTTAACTAAGTCTCAACTAACAACTAAACACTCCAATTTATCCCCACTGTATCTCGTAAACACCCAACAC is a genomic window containing:
- the LOC124898644 gene encoding uncharacterized protein LOC124898644 — encoded protein: MRRLFQNKKDVLIKTRKKDQQALTLIHLCLDNGMFEKVTDATTSKEAWEILQNSLQEVDKSDTVMNQLRRYGEKVDNVRVVEKILSSLTPKFDYVVCAIEESKDLDSMTVEQLESSLQVHEKKMKRRLEQLLKTQTSFKDFGGEKSCRENVQRRSRGCRRGRGRGRSNTNKFNNEDKNHQTFRGRGRRQLGGRRHGAYQGTNEMRYDKFKIECYNCHKFGHYSWECCSNFEEKANLVDNNKEEDESTLLMVLTKYDTDDYRLWYLDNGASNHICGYEDKFVEIKKTMKGNANVQDESRYWHMRFEHLNFEALKSMGDKNLVDGISSINHPNQLCEACLLGKHARRIFPKETTSRATNPLQLIHSDMCGPIDPPSFCKSKYFLLFIDDFSRKT